From Pseudarthrobacter equi, a single genomic window includes:
- the pepN gene encoding aminopeptidase N, with product MSHENLHRDEAAGRSALISTASYDVSLDVRQAEDPEAAGYTTRSVITFTAAEAGTSTFLDFIGSGVHSVFLNGRGLPVEDVVDGARIRLDNLQLENQVTVTGTALYSRSGEGMHRFVDPADGQTYLYTQYEPADARRVFANFEQPDLKATYTFHLMAPASWQVASNGVETARTLLTSDPATARWDFATTLPMSTYITTVLAGPYFKAEDRWQGTLEDGTHLDVPLALYCRASMAESFDTAELFRLTKAGLDFFNELFDYPYPWGKYDQAFVPEYNLGAMENPGLVTFTESYVFTSRATDAQYQARANTLMHEMAHMWFGDLVTMQWWDDLWLKESFADYMGTLAVDRATAWDTAWANFANKRKAWAYVQDQLPTTHPIVADIPDLEAAKQNFDGITYAKGASVLKQLVAYVGFDAFIAGSREYFRKHAYGNTTLADLLEALSSASGRDLSEWARQWLQTSGISTLALEATPEGAHDDGGLGSTAIVQEATDPVTGRDELRPHRLRVGLYDFDGGGALVRTGSIETDVAGARTELPQLAGRRRPALLLVNDDDLTYAKVRLDPVSEATVLASLDRISDPMARALCWTALWNSARDGETPAERYVTAVAAFGPSETGIGVLLNILDNACTAVERYTPASRRDAVRASFLGTAGAQLRRAEPGSDQQLAWARTLGTLSRHDASLLPLLRGLLDGSEQVPGLAVDAELRWHFWHALAANGQASAAELDAELATDNTASGRAGHATAGAARPEADVKAAAWAEAVQGTALSNQLLTATITGFGTAPAALLEPYVEPYFGCLREVWDSRSIEIASRIVRGLFPSDQDVANNADPGAHPVLRRTDAWLEANADAPRALRRIIVEQRNHLLRALTAQAVVVGSPDPAHSAP from the coding sequence GTGTCACATGAGAATCTGCACCGCGACGAAGCTGCCGGCCGCTCGGCCCTGATCAGCACCGCCAGCTACGACGTCTCCCTCGACGTCCGCCAGGCCGAAGATCCGGAGGCTGCCGGCTACACCACCCGCAGCGTCATCACGTTTACTGCCGCGGAAGCGGGCACGTCCACGTTCCTGGACTTCATTGGCAGCGGCGTGCACAGCGTGTTCCTCAACGGCAGGGGCCTGCCGGTGGAGGACGTGGTGGACGGTGCGCGCATCAGGCTGGACAACCTGCAGCTGGAAAACCAGGTGACGGTCACCGGAACAGCCCTGTACAGCCGTTCCGGTGAGGGCATGCACCGGTTCGTGGACCCCGCCGATGGCCAGACCTACCTCTACACGCAATACGAACCGGCGGACGCGCGCAGGGTCTTCGCCAACTTCGAGCAGCCGGACCTCAAAGCCACCTACACCTTCCACCTGATGGCCCCTGCTTCCTGGCAGGTGGCATCCAACGGCGTGGAAACCGCCCGGACCCTGCTCACCAGCGACCCCGCCACAGCACGCTGGGATTTTGCCACCACCCTGCCGATGTCCACGTACATCACCACCGTGCTGGCCGGCCCATATTTCAAGGCTGAAGACCGCTGGCAGGGAACGCTGGAGGACGGCACGCACCTGGACGTCCCCTTGGCGCTCTACTGCCGGGCCTCCATGGCAGAATCCTTCGACACCGCCGAGTTGTTCCGGCTTACCAAAGCCGGCCTGGACTTCTTCAACGAGCTCTTCGACTACCCCTACCCCTGGGGCAAGTACGATCAGGCTTTCGTTCCCGAATACAACCTGGGCGCCATGGAAAACCCGGGGCTCGTGACGTTCACCGAGAGCTACGTCTTCACCTCCCGGGCCACGGACGCCCAGTACCAGGCCCGGGCCAACACACTGATGCACGAGATGGCGCACATGTGGTTCGGCGACCTCGTCACCATGCAGTGGTGGGACGATCTCTGGCTCAAGGAATCCTTCGCCGATTACATGGGCACCCTCGCCGTGGACCGGGCCACCGCTTGGGACACTGCCTGGGCCAACTTCGCCAACAAGCGGAAGGCCTGGGCCTACGTCCAGGACCAGCTGCCCACCACGCACCCCATCGTCGCGGACATCCCGGACCTGGAAGCGGCCAAGCAGAACTTTGACGGCATCACGTACGCCAAGGGCGCCTCCGTGCTCAAGCAACTGGTGGCCTATGTGGGCTTTGACGCCTTCATCGCCGGATCCCGGGAGTACTTCCGCAAGCACGCCTACGGCAACACCACCCTGGCAGACCTCCTGGAAGCCCTAAGCTCCGCTTCCGGACGCGACCTCTCGGAATGGGCGCGCCAGTGGCTGCAGACATCGGGGATTTCCACGCTGGCCCTGGAAGCGACCCCAGAGGGAGCGCACGACGACGGCGGGCTTGGCTCCACAGCCATCGTCCAGGAGGCCACGGACCCTGTCACGGGACGGGACGAGCTGCGGCCGCACCGGCTCAGGGTGGGCCTGTACGACTTCGACGGCGGCGGCGCCCTGGTACGTACCGGCAGCATCGAAACGGATGTGGCCGGTGCCCGCACGGAGCTCCCGCAACTGGCCGGGCGGCGGCGGCCGGCCCTCCTGCTGGTCAACGACGACGACCTGACCTACGCCAAGGTCCGCCTTGACCCCGTCTCCGAAGCCACGGTCCTCGCCTCCCTGGACCGGATCAGTGACCCCATGGCCCGCGCCCTGTGCTGGACTGCGCTGTGGAACTCGGCCCGTGACGGCGAAACCCCTGCCGAACGGTACGTAACGGCGGTGGCGGCGTTCGGTCCGTCCGAAACCGGGATCGGCGTGCTGCTTAACATCCTCGATAACGCCTGCACCGCCGTGGAACGCTATACGCCCGCATCCCGCCGCGATGCCGTCCGTGCTTCCTTCCTGGGCACCGCCGGCGCCCAGTTGCGGCGGGCCGAACCGGGCTCGGACCAGCAGCTTGCCTGGGCGCGCACGCTGGGAACGCTCAGCCGGCATGACGCTTCGCTGCTGCCGCTGCTGAGGGGCCTGCTGGACGGTTCCGAACAGGTGCCCGGCCTGGCCGTGGACGCCGAACTCCGCTGGCACTTCTGGCACGCCCTCGCTGCCAATGGCCAGGCATCCGCGGCGGAGCTCGATGCCGAACTGGCGACGGATAACACCGCCTCGGGACGGGCCGGCCATGCCACGGCCGGTGCTGCCCGGCCGGAGGCGGACGTGAAGGCGGCGGCCTGGGCCGAAGCCGTGCAGGGCACAGCGTTGTCCAACCAGCTCCTGACGGCGACCATCACCGGGTTCGGCACGGCCCCGGCGGCCCTGCTGGAACCCTACGTTGAGCCGTACTTCGGCTGCCTGCGGGAAGTCTGGGACAGCCGCAGCATCGAAATCGCCAGCCGGATCGTGCGGGGCCTGTTCCCGTCAGACCAGGACGTCGCTAACAACGCAGACCCCGGTGCCCATCCGGTGCTGCGCAGGACCGACGCCTGGCTTGAGGCGAACGCCGATGCGCCCCGTGCGCTGCGGCGGATCATCGTGGAGCAGCGCAACCACCTGCTGCGGGCACTTACCGCGCAGGCCGTCGTCGTTGGTTCACCCGATCCGGCCCACTCTGCGCCGTAA
- a CDS encoding YeiH family protein yields the protein MPVSRSASSPGPGCPRGAMRLLPGLAAAAVALVLAFLIHALVPSLPAMTLAVVLGVLAANLPVTGGWTAGRARPGLDFAGKHLMRGGIVLLGLKVGIGDVLDLGWLALVLITAVVAASFGGTYLISRLFRLPPVTSLLVATGFSICGASAIGAMAAVRRIRHVDTVLPVALVTLCGTLAIGVLPLLVHPLQLSAEVFGAWTGASVHDVGQVVATAQTAGPAALAIAVVVKLTRVLLLAPVTALAGAHHRISLRPSGDDAGLPPVVPLFVLGFVAMVALRSTGWLAEGWLEAGAMLQDVLLGAALFGLGSAVRIRTLLLTGGRALLAALASWLLIAVLGLAAALLIVG from the coding sequence GTGCCAGTCAGCAGAAGCGCCTCCAGCCCCGGCCCGGGATGCCCGCGGGGAGCCATGCGGCTGCTGCCCGGCCTGGCCGCCGCGGCCGTTGCATTGGTGCTTGCCTTCCTCATTCACGCGCTGGTGCCGTCCCTTCCTGCGATGACCCTGGCCGTGGTGCTGGGGGTCCTGGCCGCCAACCTGCCGGTGACCGGAGGATGGACGGCAGGGCGGGCCCGCCCCGGCCTGGACTTCGCCGGCAAGCACCTGATGCGCGGCGGAATTGTGCTGCTGGGTCTGAAAGTGGGCATCGGCGACGTCCTGGACCTGGGGTGGCTGGCGCTGGTGCTGATCACCGCCGTGGTCGCGGCAAGTTTCGGCGGCACGTACCTGATCTCCCGGCTGTTCAGGTTGCCGCCGGTGACGTCGCTGCTGGTGGCCACCGGGTTCTCCATCTGCGGGGCCTCAGCCATCGGCGCGATGGCAGCGGTGCGGCGCATCCGCCACGTGGACACCGTATTGCCGGTGGCTCTGGTGACCCTGTGCGGCACCCTGGCCATCGGCGTCCTGCCGCTGCTGGTCCACCCGCTCCAGCTCAGCGCCGAGGTCTTCGGAGCGTGGACCGGCGCGTCCGTGCACGATGTGGGGCAGGTGGTGGCCACGGCGCAAACCGCCGGCCCCGCGGCCCTGGCAATCGCCGTCGTCGTCAAACTCACCCGGGTGCTGCTCCTGGCGCCCGTGACGGCACTGGCGGGGGCGCACCACCGGATTTCCCTCCGTCCATCCGGGGACGACGCCGGCCTGCCGCCTGTAGTGCCGCTGTTCGTGCTCGGATTCGTGGCGATGGTGGCGCTGCGTTCCACCGGATGGCTGGCGGAGGGCTGGCTGGAGGCGGGGGCCATGCTGCAGGATGTGCTGCTGGGGGCGGCCCTCTTTGGCCTGGGGTCCGCGGTGCGGATCCGTACGCTGCTCCTGACCGGCGGGCGGGCCCTGCTGGCTGCGCTGGCATCCTGGCTGCTGATTGCAGTCCTGGGCCTTGCGGCTGCCCTGCTCATCGTCGGTTGA
- a CDS encoding circularly permuted type 2 ATP-grasp protein, producing the protein MSDLFQDYSEAAGRTGAYDEMFAPGQQARPSYEQVADALRKLSLADVSARADSMARTFLDRGVTFDFAGEERPFPLDIVPRVIPAAEWDVMERGVAQRVRALEAFLNDVYDKMTVVSDGVIPRQLVTTSAHFHRQVHGFEPAGGVRVHISGIDVVRDAAGTFRVLEDNVRVPSGVSYVLENRRAMAKGLPEAFGQQLIRPVEEYPRRLLSALRKTAPSGVDDPTVVVLTPGVFNSAYFEHTLLAGLMGVELVEGRDLICRGNRVYMRTTAGEQRVDVIYKRIDDDFLDPLQFRADSMLGCPGLVNAARAGGVTIANAVGNGVADDKLVYSYVPDLIRYYLSEEPIIANVDTFRLEEKEAREYTLDNLAELVVKPVDGSGGKGLVIGPDASKDELDALRQRIIADPRGWIAQPVLQLSTVPTLSGDKFGPRHVDLRPFAVNDGDNVWVLPGGLTRVALKEGSLIVNSSQGGGSKDTWVLADSPQMPVESVPRQSISVRERVSVWPVESNWRDRQSEQQQ; encoded by the coding sequence ATGTCAGACCTCTTCCAGGATTACTCCGAGGCCGCGGGCCGGACCGGAGCCTACGACGAAATGTTCGCCCCCGGGCAACAGGCCCGCCCCTCCTATGAGCAGGTGGCGGACGCGCTCCGCAAGCTCTCGCTGGCCGATGTCAGCGCCCGGGCCGACTCCATGGCGCGGACCTTCCTGGACCGCGGCGTCACCTTCGACTTTGCGGGGGAGGAGCGGCCCTTCCCCCTGGACATCGTGCCCAGGGTCATTCCCGCTGCCGAATGGGACGTCATGGAGCGCGGTGTAGCGCAGCGCGTCCGCGCCCTCGAGGCCTTCCTCAACGACGTGTACGACAAGATGACGGTGGTGTCCGACGGCGTGATCCCGCGCCAGCTGGTGACCACCAGCGCCCACTTCCACCGCCAGGTGCACGGGTTCGAACCCGCCGGCGGCGTCCGCGTCCACATTTCCGGCATCGACGTGGTCCGCGACGCCGCCGGAACCTTCCGTGTCCTCGAGGACAACGTCCGTGTTCCCTCCGGCGTCAGCTACGTCCTCGAGAACCGCCGTGCCATGGCCAAGGGCCTGCCGGAAGCCTTCGGCCAGCAGCTCATCCGTCCGGTCGAGGAATACCCGCGCCGGCTTCTCTCGGCCCTGCGCAAGACCGCACCCTCGGGCGTGGACGATCCCACCGTCGTCGTGCTCACGCCCGGCGTGTTCAACAGCGCCTACTTCGAGCACACGCTGCTGGCCGGACTGATGGGCGTGGAACTCGTTGAAGGACGCGACCTCATCTGCCGCGGCAACCGCGTATACATGCGCACCACCGCCGGTGAGCAGCGCGTGGACGTCATCTACAAGCGCATCGACGACGACTTCCTGGACCCCCTCCAGTTCCGGGCCGATTCCATGCTCGGCTGCCCCGGACTGGTCAACGCGGCCCGGGCCGGCGGCGTCACCATCGCCAACGCCGTGGGCAACGGCGTCGCGGACGACAAACTGGTCTACAGTTACGTTCCTGACCTGATCCGCTACTACCTGAGCGAGGAGCCCATCATCGCGAACGTGGATACGTTCCGCCTCGAGGAGAAGGAAGCCCGGGAGTACACCCTGGACAACCTCGCCGAGCTCGTGGTCAAGCCGGTGGACGGCTCCGGCGGCAAGGGCCTGGTCATCGGCCCGGACGCTTCCAAGGACGAACTGGACGCCCTGCGGCAGCGGATCATCGCCGATCCGCGCGGATGGATCGCCCAGCCGGTCCTGCAGCTCTCCACGGTGCCCACGCTGAGCGGGGACAAGTTCGGCCCCCGCCACGTGGACCTGCGCCCGTTTGCCGTGAACGACGGCGACAACGTCTGGGTGCTGCCCGGTGGCCTCACCCGCGTGGCGCTGAAGGAAGGCTCGCTGATCGTGAACTCCAGCCAGGGCGGCGGCTCCAAGGACACCTGGGTCCTGGCCGATTCACCGCAGATGCCCGTGGAGTCCGTTCCGCGGCAATCCATCTCGGTCCGCGAGCGGGTCTCCGTGTGGCCCGTGGAAAGCAACTGGCGGGACCGCCAGTCGGAGCAGCAGCAGTGA
- a CDS encoding alpha-E domain-containing protein, with translation MLSRIAESLFWIGRYVERADGTARILDVHLERLNHLPMEERKSVAQELLAVMGARPQSDDFGLPELLHALAYDKTSATSIAGSLGAARENARRARETVSSGLWESLNTTYYGLSQHRKDVVGTYRFCNWTLERTAMVSGLADTTVSHDESWLFLVLGRSLERADMTARMLSTRDVLSAGMSWVNMLRCAGAYESFLRTRRAAFGDQHAAEFLLLDRLFPRSIVYALRDADECLAKLDPSAQRVGFINDARRIVGQARTFLEFHRTDDLMSELPEHMERVQKAVSQASDAISRKYFNQADELAWVGEVS, from the coding sequence ATGCTTAGCCGTATTGCCGAATCCCTATTCTGGATCGGCCGCTATGTGGAGCGGGCCGACGGCACCGCCCGCATCCTCGACGTGCACCTGGAGCGGCTCAACCACCTCCCCATGGAGGAGCGCAAAAGCGTGGCCCAGGAGCTGCTGGCTGTGATGGGAGCAAGGCCCCAAAGCGATGACTTCGGCCTGCCCGAACTGCTGCACGCCCTGGCCTACGACAAGACCAGTGCCACGTCTATCGCCGGGTCCCTGGGCGCTGCCCGCGAGAACGCACGGCGTGCCCGCGAAACGGTCTCCTCAGGACTGTGGGAGAGCCTCAACACCACCTACTACGGGCTTAGCCAGCACCGCAAGGACGTGGTGGGCACCTACCGGTTCTGCAACTGGACCCTGGAGCGCACCGCCATGGTCAGCGGCCTGGCGGACACCACCGTCAGCCACGACGAAAGCTGGCTGTTCCTCGTTTTGGGCCGGTCACTCGAGCGGGCCGACATGACCGCCCGCATGCTGTCCACCAGGGATGTCCTCTCCGCAGGCATGTCCTGGGTGAACATGCTCCGGTGCGCCGGCGCCTACGAATCCTTCCTCCGGACCCGCCGGGCAGCTTTCGGTGACCAGCACGCGGCCGAGTTCCTGCTCCTGGACCGGCTGTTCCCGCGCTCCATCGTGTACGCACTGCGCGACGCCGACGAATGCCTCGCCAAGCTGGACCCCTCAGCCCAGCGTGTGGGTTTCATCAACGATGCCCGCCGGATCGTGGGCCAGGCCCGCACGTTCCTTGAGTTCCACCGGACGGACGACCTCATGTCCGAGCTGCCCGAACACATGGAACGCGTGCAGAAGGCTGTGTCCCAGGCCTCGGATGCCATTTCCCGTAAGTACTTCAATCAGGCGGACGAACTGGCCTGGGTGGGAGAAGTTTCATGA
- a CDS encoding transglutaminase family protein: protein MTRLSIVHRTAYKYNKRVTLSYNEARMTPLTDSQQVVLESVVKVSPSQAAVSTYRDYWGTRVTAFDMQMPHDHLEVISNITVEVHRAGKIPSESDIAGWDVLASPETLNTHSDWLPQSRLSGPGEEVLGIIPGVVAGKNPHEAAMAIFAWMRGEMTYMSGSTAVTTNAEEAWTQRQGVCQDLAHLAIGALRSCGIPARYVSGYLHPRSSAGVGETVAGQSHAWLEWWDGDWRSWDPTNHKPAGDFHVTVARGRDYRDVTPLKGILSGGGGSALNVSVEITQLA from the coding sequence ATGACCCGGCTGAGCATCGTCCACCGGACGGCGTACAAGTACAACAAGCGCGTCACCCTCTCATACAACGAGGCGCGGATGACGCCGCTGACGGACTCCCAGCAGGTGGTCCTCGAGTCAGTGGTCAAGGTGTCCCCGTCGCAGGCGGCCGTGAGCACCTACCGCGACTACTGGGGGACCAGGGTGACGGCCTTCGACATGCAGATGCCGCACGACCACCTGGAAGTCATCTCCAACATCACCGTCGAGGTCCACCGTGCCGGGAAGATCCCGTCCGAGTCCGACATCGCCGGCTGGGATGTGCTGGCGTCGCCGGAAACCCTTAACACCCACAGCGACTGGCTGCCGCAGTCACGGCTCAGCGGTCCGGGTGAAGAAGTCCTGGGCATCATCCCCGGCGTTGTTGCCGGCAAGAACCCGCACGAAGCGGCCATGGCCATCTTCGCCTGGATGCGCGGCGAGATGACCTACATGTCCGGTTCCACCGCCGTCACCACGAACGCGGAAGAGGCATGGACGCAGCGGCAGGGCGTCTGCCAGGACCTCGCGCACCTGGCCATCGGTGCCCTGCGCAGCTGCGGCATCCCCGCACGCTACGTCTCGGGCTACCTGCACCCTCGGTCCAGCGCCGGCGTGGGAGAGACAGTTGCCGGCCAGTCACACGCCTGGCTGGAGTGGTGGGACGGGGACTGGCGCAGCTGGGACCCCACCAACCACAAGCCTGCCGGGGACTTCCACGTCACCGTGGCACGCGGTAGGGACTACCGGGACGTCACTCCGCTCAAGGGCATCCTGTCCGGCGGCGGCGGATCAGCCCTGAACGTCAGCGTGGAGATAACGCAGCTTGCCTGA
- a CDS encoding pyridoxamine 5'-phosphate oxidase family protein, translating to MSNESSPDVQNLEHHECWALLRTVSVGRLAVVADGRPDIFPINYTVDGGTVVFRTGQGTKLSAASGDAAVAVEADGVDPESGLAWSVVVKGTAEVVKRAEDVLDTSRLYLFPWQAGRKDAFVRITPDSVTGRRFKVTEPMTWWTQISSSAKSAHE from the coding sequence ATGAGCAACGAGTCATCACCTGACGTCCAGAACCTCGAGCACCACGAATGCTGGGCCCTGCTGCGCACTGTCTCCGTTGGCCGGCTGGCCGTCGTGGCTGACGGCCGCCCGGATATCTTCCCCATCAACTACACGGTGGACGGCGGCACGGTGGTGTTCCGCACCGGCCAGGGCACCAAGCTGTCGGCCGCGTCTGGAGACGCGGCCGTGGCCGTGGAGGCCGACGGCGTCGATCCGGAGAGCGGACTGGCCTGGAGCGTGGTGGTCAAGGGAACCGCCGAAGTGGTGAAGAGGGCCGAAGACGTCCTGGACACGTCGCGGCTCTATCTCTTCCCCTGGCAGGCGGGCCGGAAGGACGCGTTCGTCCGGATTACCCCAGACTCCGTTACCGGCCGCCGGTTCAAGGTCACCGAGCCGATGACCTGGTGGACCCAGATCAGCAGCTCGGCCAAGTCCGCCCACGAGTAG
- a CDS encoding SDR family NAD(P)-dependent oxidoreductase yields the protein MSSPDLTPEEIQACLKVLNTIHVYDEEHPDYISVRRATGKMFKAVKRHRRVTKRDLIADADRAVIALTATAAPDRIDDETRGNKLAPSATGEVAGHLIRSRPCYICKQHYTQVDAFYHQLCPECAAFSHSKRDARTDLTGRSALLTGGRAKIGMYIALRLLRDGAHTTITTRFPKDAARRFAAMEDSADWLHRLRIVGIDLRDPSQVMALTDSLNEAGPLDIIINNAAQTVRRSGNAYKPLVDAEDEPLPAALEQANGGPELLTFGHAHDKHPLAIAGTVTEHPVLAGDAVTSLALSTGSASLERIAAGTAIDAGGLVPDLATINSWTQVVDEVDPLEMLEVQLCNVTAPFLLVSRLRGAMQRSTAHRKYIVNVSAMEGQFSRAYKGAGHPHTNMAKAALNMMTRTSAQEMLDSDGILMTAVDTGWITDERPHYTKVRLMEEGFHAPLDLVDGAARVYDPIVMGENGEDQYGVFLKDYKPSPW from the coding sequence ATGAGCTCCCCCGACCTGACCCCTGAGGAAATCCAGGCCTGCCTCAAGGTCCTGAACACCATCCACGTCTATGACGAGGAGCACCCTGACTACATCTCGGTGCGCCGGGCCACCGGCAAGATGTTCAAAGCGGTCAAACGCCACCGCAGGGTCACCAAGCGCGACCTGATTGCCGACGCCGACCGTGCCGTCATTGCCCTGACGGCCACGGCCGCCCCGGACCGGATCGACGACGAGACGCGCGGAAACAAGCTCGCCCCCTCGGCCACCGGCGAAGTGGCCGGCCACCTGATCCGGTCCCGGCCGTGCTACATCTGCAAGCAGCACTACACCCAGGTGGATGCCTTCTACCATCAGCTGTGCCCGGAATGTGCGGCCTTCAGCCACAGCAAGCGAGATGCGCGCACCGATCTCACCGGCCGCAGCGCCCTGCTGACCGGCGGCCGCGCCAAGATCGGCATGTACATCGCCCTCCGGCTGCTGCGGGACGGCGCCCACACCACCATCACCACCCGGTTCCCCAAGGACGCAGCCCGCCGGTTCGCTGCCATGGAGGACAGCGCCGACTGGCTTCACCGGCTGCGGATTGTCGGCATCGACCTCCGCGACCCGTCCCAGGTCATGGCACTGACCGACTCCCTCAACGAGGCCGGGCCGCTGGACATCATCATTAACAACGCCGCCCAGACTGTCCGCCGCTCCGGCAATGCCTACAAGCCGCTGGTGGATGCCGAGGACGAACCGCTGCCCGCAGCCCTGGAGCAGGCCAACGGCGGACCGGAGCTGCTGACGTTCGGCCACGCACATGACAAGCATCCGCTGGCCATCGCAGGCACCGTCACCGAGCACCCCGTCCTCGCCGGGGATGCCGTGACGTCATTGGCACTGTCCACCGGTTCCGCCTCACTGGAACGCATCGCGGCGGGAACGGCCATCGACGCCGGCGGACTGGTCCCGGACCTGGCCACCATCAACAGCTGGACGCAGGTGGTGGACGAGGTGGACCCGCTGGAGATGCTTGAAGTCCAGCTCTGCAACGTCACGGCGCCGTTCCTGCTGGTCAGCCGGCTCCGCGGGGCCATGCAGCGGTCCACGGCACACCGCAAATACATCGTGAACGTCTCCGCCATGGAAGGCCAGTTCTCCCGCGCCTACAAGGGCGCCGGGCACCCGCACACCAACATGGCCAAAGCCGCGCTGAACATGATGACCCGGACCAGCGCACAGGAGATGCTGGATTCCGACGGCATCCTGATGACCGCCGTGGACACCGGCTGGATCACCGACGAGCGGCCCCACTACACGAAGGTCCGCCTCATGGAGGAGGGCTTCCACGCGCCGCTGGACCTGGTGGACGGTGCAGCCCGGGTTTACGACCCCATTGTCATGGGTGAAAACGGCGAAGACCAGTACGGCGTCTTCCTCAAGGATTACAAGCCCAGCCCCTGGTGA
- the glgC gene encoding glucose-1-phosphate adenylyltransferase: MPLNKKVLAIVLAGGEGNRLMPLTADRAKPAVPFAGSYRLIDFAISNLVNSRYLQIVVLTQYKSHSLDRHISEAWRMSTQLGNYVASVPAQQRVGKSWFLGSANAIYQSLNLIHDANPDIVVVVGADHVYRMDFAQMVEQHVHSGAKATVAAVRQPLSMADQFGVIEVDQNDPQKIAAFVEKPATTPGLAADPSQFLASMGNYVFDADALVAALHVDAERLDTKHDMGGDIIPYFVNQGEAGVYDFTLNEIPGSTERDRTYWRDVGTIDSFYDAHMDLISPLPVFNLYNSEWPIYTRQSISPPAKFVRGLNNTVGTALDSIVSSGVVISGGVVEGSVLSNDVYVATSSRVIDSVLMDKVQVGEGAVINRAIIDKNVKVPAGAAIGLDPDLDRARGFKVTESGITVLSKYQEVPEPGEHERQLAAENLHLVPNAVKAAADQYPEVRESVDKVARTHAAAAEASPGARVS; encoded by the coding sequence ATGCCGTTGAATAAAAAAGTCCTGGCCATTGTCCTCGCAGGTGGCGAGGGAAACAGACTGATGCCACTGACGGCTGACCGGGCGAAGCCCGCGGTGCCTTTCGCCGGCAGCTACCGCCTTATCGATTTTGCGATTTCCAACCTGGTGAATTCGCGCTACCTGCAAATTGTGGTCCTCACCCAATACAAATCCCATAGCCTCGACCGGCATATTTCCGAAGCCTGGCGCATGTCGACCCAGCTGGGGAACTACGTCGCCTCCGTCCCCGCACAGCAGCGCGTGGGCAAGAGCTGGTTCCTGGGCAGCGCCAACGCCATTTACCAGTCCCTGAACCTGATCCATGACGCCAACCCCGACATCGTCGTCGTGGTCGGTGCAGACCACGTCTACCGCATGGACTTCGCCCAGATGGTGGAGCAGCACGTCCACAGCGGCGCCAAGGCAACGGTTGCCGCCGTCCGCCAGCCACTGAGCATGGCCGACCAGTTCGGCGTCATCGAGGTGGACCAGAACGATCCGCAGAAGATCGCGGCATTCGTTGAAAAGCCCGCCACCACGCCCGGCCTCGCTGCGGATCCGTCCCAGTTCCTCGCCTCTATGGGCAACTACGTGTTCGACGCCGACGCCCTGGTTGCGGCCCTGCACGTGGACGCCGAGCGGCTCGACACCAAGCACGACATGGGTGGCGACATCATCCCCTACTTCGTCAACCAGGGCGAGGCAGGGGTCTACGACTTCACACTCAACGAAATCCCCGGCTCCACCGAACGCGACCGCACCTACTGGCGCGACGTAGGCACCATCGACTCCTTCTACGACGCCCACATGGACCTCATCTCGCCGCTGCCGGTGTTCAACCTCTACAACTCCGAGTGGCCCATCTACACGCGGCAAAGCATCTCCCCGCCTGCCAAGTTCGTCCGAGGCCTCAACAACACGGTAGGCACCGCCCTGGATTCAATCGTCTCCAGCGGCGTGGTGATCTCCGGCGGCGTGGTGGAGGGCTCCGTCCTCTCCAACGACGTGTATGTGGCAACCAGCAGCAGGGTGATCGACTCCGTGCTGATGGACAAGGTGCAGGTCGGCGAGGGCGCCGTGATCAACCGGGCCATCATTGACAAGAACGTCAAGGTGCCGGCCGGCGCCGCGATCGGTTTGGACCCGGACCTCGACCGGGCACGCGGCTTCAAGGTCACGGAATCGGGCATCACTGTCCTGTCCAAGTACCAGGAGGTCCCCGAGCCCGGCGAGCACGAACGCCAGCTGGCAGCCGAGAACCTGCACCTGGTTCCCAATGCCGTGAAGGCCGCGGCGGACCAGTACCCGGAGGTGCGCGAATCGGTGGACAAGGTGGCCCGGACCCACGCCGCCGCAGCCGAAGCTTCCCCCGGAGCACGCGTCTCCTGA